The Mycolicibacterium parafortuitum nucleotide sequence CACCCTCACCCCATTCGACGACCACGACCGCGTCGTCCAGATCGGTATCCAGATCAAGTGAGTCCAGTTCGGCCAGCAGGTCCACCGAGGACTCGTCGAGCAGCCGGTACAGGTCGACGTGCACCATCGCCGGTGCCCCCTCCCGTCGGGCGCGATGCACCCGCGCCAGCACGAACGTCGGCGAGACCACCGGGCCCTCGACGTCGAGCGCCTGAGCGATCCCCTTGGCCAGCACAGTTTTCCCCGCGCCCAGCGGGCCTGAGAGCACGACGACGTCCCCGGCGCGCAGCTCCCGGCCCAACGAGTCGCCGAGCGCGATCGTGTCCTCGGGGGTGAGCAGTTCGGCGGTGCCGCTGCGATCAGCCATTCGACCGCACCCGCTCTTTGACCCGGCGGGTCAGCGCGACCAGTTTCGACGGCGTCGCCCGCTCCACCAACCGCACCAGCGCGTCGTCGATCAGGTCGGGGTGCTCCAGTTGGACGAGATGTCCTGCGCCGCCGACGATCACGAGTTCACACTTGTCCAACGCATCGGCCATCTCCTGTGAGTATTCCATCGGTGTCAGCAGGTCGCGGTCGCCGCACGCCACCATGGTCGGAATCTTGTTCAACGTCTCCAGCCCGGCGGTCTCGTCGTGCACCTCGAGGGCGTGGAGGAACTCGACGAGCGTGGTGATCGGAGTGTCGTGCATCATCCGTTCGGAGAACGCGACCACACTCGGGCTGATCTTCTCGTCCCCGTAGGACGCCGCGCGCAGGATCGGCCCGATGACGGAGCGGGCCGCGCCACGCCCCCGGTGCATCATCCTCGGCGCGTATCGGGCTCCGAACCGCACCGCCTCCAGCGCGGGGTTCTTCAGGATCTCGCCCAGCGGGGAGCGCGAAACACCTTCGGCCGCCGAGGAGATGAGTGCGGCGCCGACGATACGGGTCGGGTAGCGCTTCGGGTACTGCCGCGCATGCGAGAGCACGGTCATTCCGCCCATCGAGTGGCCGACCAGCACCACCGGACCCTTCGGCGCCATCACCGCGAGCACGCTCTCCAGGTCCTGGCCGAGTTGTTCGACCGTGTAGGTCTCCGGTGGCGCCTCACCCGACTGACCGTGCCCGCGCTGGTCGTAGAACACCATGCGGACCTGATCGCCCCACTGCTCGGTGAGGCGGGCGCGCTGGAAATGGAACGACCCCATCCGAAGACAGAACCCGTGCGCGAAGACCACGGTCAGCGGCGCCTCCTGCGGCCCCACCTCGCGCACCGCCAGCGGCACCCCGTCGGGTGTGGTCACCACGCAGCTGCGGTCGGCGTCGAGCAGCTCGAAATCCTCGTCCCGGTAGGGGTCGTCCTCGGTGAGCCTGCGCCGCAACGACCGCGCCGCCGTCACCCCGGCAGCTGAGCCGACCGCTACCACACCCGCCGCCCCGGCCAGCCATCCCGCGCCGCGG carries:
- the tsaE gene encoding tRNA (adenosine(37)-N6)-threonylcarbamoyltransferase complex ATPase subunit type 1 TsaE yields the protein MADRSGTAELLTPEDTIALGDSLGRELRAGDVVVLSGPLGAGKTVLAKGIAQALDVEGPVVSPTFVLARVHRARREGAPAMVHVDLYRLLDESSVDLLAELDSLDLDTDLDDAVVVVEWGEGVAERLSDNHLDIRLERCADTDARTAIWQWSRP
- a CDS encoding alpha/beta fold hydrolase encodes the protein MSRGAGWLAGAAGVVAVGSAAGVTAARSLRRRLTEDDPYRDEDFELLDADRSCVVTTPDGVPLAVREVGPQEAPLTVVFAHGFCLRMGSFHFQRARLTEQWGDQVRMVFYDQRGHGQSGEAPPETYTVEQLGQDLESVLAVMAPKGPVVLVGHSMGGMTVLSHARQYPKRYPTRIVGAALISSAAEGVSRSPLGEILKNPALEAVRFGARYAPRMMHRGRGAARSVIGPILRAASYGDEKISPSVVAFSERMMHDTPITTLVEFLHALEVHDETAGLETLNKIPTMVACGDRDLLTPMEYSQEMADALDKCELVIVGGAGHLVQLEHPDLIDDALVRLVERATPSKLVALTRRVKERVRSNG